The following are from one region of the Cyanobacterium stanieri LEGE 03274 genome:
- the clpB gene encoding ATP-dependent chaperone ClpB gives MQPTDPNKFTESAWDAIVRSQEVCRNFKNQNLEVEHLILALLEENSIAGQIFTQAKIDLPTLEKQLRTFATRQPKMFSVNQLYLGRGLDLLLDRAEACRDSWQDDIIGVSHILTAFSEDERIGKRTLRTFNLDAQDFQLQIKSFKTSIEQAEETTQEQENQEGEEKEGAPLEKYGRDLTEQAKAGKLDPVIGRDDEIRRVIQVLSRRTKNNPVLIGEPGVGKTAIAEGLAQRIVNGDVPESLKNRQLISLDMGSLIAGAKYRGQFEERLRSVLKEVIESDGQIILFIDEVHTVVGAGSREGGAMDAGNLLKPMLARGELRCIGATTLDEYRKHIEKDPALERRFQQVYIKQPTVEDTISILRGLKERYEVHHGVKITDSALVAAATLSHRYITDRFLPDKAIDLVDEAAARLKMEITSKPLELEALDRRIMQLQMEKLSLEGESQRSGMLVVGRGSNERLERIQTEINELQDKQKELSSQWLEEKELLDEIKALKTEEEQKRLELDKAERAYDHEKAAQIKYGKLESVQRNLEAKEAKLLEIQSEGTGLLREQVSESDIAEIVANWTGIPMNRLLETERQKLLELESHLHERVIGQGEAVAIVSAAIRRARAGMKDPSRPIGSFLFMGPTGVGKTELARALAAFLFDSEDAMVRIDMSEYMEKHSVSRLLGAPPGYVGYEEGGQLSEAIRRRPYSVVLLDEVEKAHRDVFNILLQVLDDGRITDSQGRLVDFRNTIIVMTSNIGSEYILNLGENDGNYEQMRSKVLTSLRKHFRPEFLNRIDDLIIFHSLKKEELRHIVTLQLARLQSLLGEQQIKIELTPEAQDYIVNVGYDPNYGARPLKRAIQKELENPLATKILDLTFSEGDTVLVKYEDEELVFAKAE, from the coding sequence ATGCAGCCAACTGATCCGAATAAATTTACTGAGAGTGCTTGGGATGCCATCGTGCGATCTCAAGAAGTATGTCGTAACTTCAAAAATCAAAACCTAGAAGTAGAACACCTTATTTTGGCGTTATTAGAAGAAAATAGCATCGCAGGGCAAATATTCACCCAAGCTAAAATAGATTTACCTACCCTAGAAAAACAATTACGCACCTTTGCCACTCGTCAGCCAAAAATGTTCAGTGTCAATCAACTGTATCTAGGACGGGGCTTAGATTTACTCTTAGATAGAGCCGAGGCTTGTCGTGATAGTTGGCAGGATGACATTATCGGCGTATCCCACATCTTAACAGCTTTTTCAGAAGATGAACGCATCGGCAAGCGCACCCTACGCACTTTTAATCTCGATGCCCAAGATTTTCAGTTACAAATAAAATCTTTTAAAACCAGCATCGAACAGGCAGAAGAAACTACCCAAGAGCAAGAAAATCAGGAAGGAGAAGAAAAAGAAGGCGCTCCCCTAGAAAAATATGGTAGGGATTTGACCGAACAAGCCAAAGCAGGAAAACTTGACCCCGTCATTGGTAGGGATGATGAAATTAGGCGAGTAATTCAGGTGTTATCCCGTCGTACGAAAAATAATCCTGTGTTGATCGGTGAGCCTGGGGTGGGTAAAACGGCGATCGCCGAGGGTTTAGCCCAAAGAATTGTCAATGGAGATGTACCAGAATCTTTAAAAAATCGTCAACTGATTTCCCTTGATATGGGAAGTCTCATTGCAGGGGCAAAATATAGAGGACAATTTGAGGAGAGGTTGCGATCGGTATTAAAAGAAGTAATCGAATCCGATGGGCAAATCATTCTTTTTATCGATGAAGTGCATACCGTCGTCGGTGCTGGTTCACGGGAAGGGGGTGCCATGGACGCAGGAAACCTTCTTAAACCCATGTTGGCAAGGGGCGAATTAAGGTGTATCGGTGCCACCACCCTAGATGAATATCGTAAGCATATAGAAAAAGATCCCGCCCTAGAGCGTCGTTTTCAACAGGTATATATCAAACAACCCACCGTAGAAGATACTATTTCCATCCTACGGGGTTTAAAAGAGCGTTATGAAGTCCATCACGGGGTTAAAATTACTGATTCAGCACTTGTTGCTGCGGCTACCCTTTCCCACAGATATATCACGGATCGTTTTTTGCCCGACAAAGCCATCGATTTGGTGGATGAAGCCGCCGCAAGGTTGAAAATGGAAATTACCTCCAAACCTTTGGAATTAGAGGCTTTAGATAGACGCATAATGCAGTTACAAATGGAGAAACTGTCTTTAGAAGGAGAAAGTCAACGCTCTGGAATGTTGGTAGTTGGTCGAGGATCAAACGAAAGACTAGAGCGTATTCAAACAGAAATTAATGAGTTACAAGACAAACAAAAAGAATTATCTTCTCAATGGCTGGAAGAAAAGGAATTATTAGACGAAATCAAAGCCTTAAAAACCGAAGAAGAACAGAAACGCCTAGAATTGGACAAGGCAGAAAGAGCCTATGACCATGAAAAAGCGGCTCAAATTAAGTACGGTAAATTAGAAAGTGTGCAGCGCAATTTAGAAGCAAAGGAAGCAAAACTACTGGAAATTCAGTCAGAAGGAACTGGATTACTAAGAGAACAAGTTTCTGAATCAGATATTGCCGAAATCGTTGCTAATTGGACGGGAATTCCCATGAATCGCCTTTTAGAAACCGAGCGTCAAAAGTTACTTGAATTAGAATCCCATCTCCATGAACGAGTTATTGGGCAAGGGGAAGCCGTGGCGATCGTTTCTGCGGCCATCAGAAGGGCAAGAGCTGGAATGAAAGATCCTAGTCGTCCCATCGGTTCATTCCTGTTTATGGGACCCACAGGGGTCGGAAAAACTGAATTAGCAAGGGCGCTGGCTGCCTTTCTCTTTGATTCGGAAGATGCCATGGTCAGAATTGATATGTCGGAATACATGGAAAAACATTCCGTATCTCGGTTGTTAGGAGCGCCCCCAGGGTATGTCGGCTATGAAGAAGGAGGACAACTTTCCGAGGCCATTCGCCGTCGCCCTTATTCTGTGGTGCTACTGGATGAGGTAGAAAAAGCTCACCGTGATGTATTTAACATTCTCTTGCAAGTGTTAGATGATGGCAGAATTACCGACAGTCAAGGGCGATTGGTGGATTTTCGTAACACTATTATCGTGATGACTTCTAATATCGGTAGTGAGTATATTTTGAATTTAGGAGAAAACGATGGCAATTATGAGCAAATGCGCAGTAAAGTTTTAACCTCCTTGCGTAAACATTTTCGCCCCGAATTTTTGAACCGTATCGATGATTTAATTATCTTCCACAGTCTCAAGAAAGAGGAGTTACGCCATATTGTTACTTTACAATTAGCCCGTTTACAAAGTCTTTTGGGTGAGCAACAAATTAAAATTGAATTAACCCCAGAGGCTCAGGACTATATTGTTAATGTGGGTTATGATCCTAATTATGGAGCTCGTCCTCTCAAACGGGCAATTCAAAAGGAATTGGAAAATCCCCTTGCTACTAAAATTCTTGATCTTACTTTCTCTGAAGGGGATACGGTTTTGGTTAAGTATGAGGATGAGGAGTTAGTTTTTGCCAAAGCAGAGTAA
- a CDS encoding DUF7219 family protein, which yields MLYPRSPYHGEFTPENLVFNANLQEFAQKVSYICNLETNGKISSNQAYQQIRVLWKELKNSIKNLNLEE from the coding sequence ATGCTCTATCCTCGTAGTCCCTACCATGGAGAATTTACCCCAGAAAACTTAGTTTTTAACGCTAACTTACAAGAATTTGCCCAAAAAGTAAGTTATATCTGTAACCTCGAAACCAACGGTAAAATATCCTCCAATCAAGCCTATCAACAAATTAGGGTTTTATGGAAAGAGTTGAAAAACAGTATTAAAAACCTGAACCTAGAAGAATAA
- the rsmH gene encoding 16S rRNA (cytosine(1402)-N(4))-methyltransferase RsmH, translating to MTSSPADFFHVSVFAQELVEAINPKPHGHYLDATLGGGGHTEILLGYDDTITMTVIDLDENAIASVRDRLPTSYLERITFFHGNFADFQGQKNQFDGVMADLGVSSPQFDHPERGFSFRHEGALDMRMNQNQSLTAQKIVNHWQEKEIADLIYQYGEERLSRRIARKIVEKRPFTTTTQLASAIALCYPPKARYGRIHPATRTFQALRIAVNQELDSLTTFLGNAPRWLKPEGRIAIISFHSLEDRIVKYQFRDNDALKIITKKPLTPSKQEQEVNGRSRSAKLRIAEKQ from the coding sequence ATGACTTCATCTCCCGCTGATTTTTTCCATGTTTCTGTTTTCGCTCAAGAGTTGGTGGAGGCCATTAATCCTAAGCCCCATGGTCATTATCTTGATGCTACTTTAGGGGGGGGAGGACATACGGAAATTTTATTGGGTTATGATGATACTATTACAATGACGGTGATTGATCTGGATGAAAATGCGATCGCCTCTGTCCGTGATAGATTACCGACTTCTTATTTAGAAAGAATCACTTTTTTTCATGGTAATTTTGCCGATTTTCAAGGGCAAAAAAATCAATTTGATGGCGTTATGGCTGATTTGGGGGTTAGTTCTCCTCAATTTGATCATCCCGAGCGGGGTTTTAGTTTCCGCCATGAAGGGGCTTTAGATATGAGGATGAATCAAAACCAGTCTTTGACGGCACAAAAAATAGTTAACCATTGGCAAGAAAAGGAAATTGCTGATTTAATTTATCAGTATGGGGAGGAAAGGTTATCCCGTCGCATTGCTCGAAAAATTGTCGAAAAACGCCCTTTTACCACTACCACTCAGTTAGCCAGTGCGATCGCCCTTTGTTACCCCCCCAAGGCTCGTTATGGTAGAATACACCCCGCCACGAGAACTTTTCAAGCCTTACGCATTGCGGTTAATCAAGAATTAGATTCCCTCACCACTTTTTTGGGCAACGCCCCCAGATGGCTTAAACCAGAAGGCAGAATCGCTATTATTAGTTTTCATAGTCTCGAAGATAGAATCGTTAAATATCAATTTCGGGATAACGATGCCCTCAAAATTATTACCAAAAAGCCCCTCACCCCCAGTAAACAAGAGCAAGAGGTTAATGGGCGATCGCGCTCTGCTAAACTAAGGATTGCCGAAAAACAATGA
- the gloA gene encoding lactoylglutathione lyase: protein MRLLHTMLRVGNLEESIKFYCDVLGMKLLRQKDYPGGEFTLAFVGYGDEADNSVIELTYNWGKDSYDIGDGYGHIALGVDDIYTTCDKIKSLGGKVIREPGPMKHGTTVIAFVEDPTGYKVELIQTKDK from the coding sequence ATGCGTCTTTTACACACCATGTTAAGGGTAGGTAATTTAGAAGAATCCATCAAATTCTATTGCGATGTTTTAGGAATGAAGTTGTTAAGACAAAAAGACTATCCTGGAGGAGAATTTACCCTTGCTTTTGTGGGCTATGGGGATGAGGCCGATAATTCCGTCATTGAATTAACCTACAATTGGGGTAAAGATAGTTATGATATTGGGGATGGTTATGGACATATTGCCCTTGGGGTAGATGATATTTATACTACCTGCGACAAAATTAAATCCCTTGGGGGTAAGGTAATCAGAGAACCAGGACCTATGAAACATGGTACTACAGTAATTGCTTTTGTGGAAGATCCTACGGGTTATAAGGTGGAATTGATTCAAACAAAAGATAAATAG
- a CDS encoding CTP synthase, producing MTKFVFVTGGVVSSIGKGIVGASLGRLLKSRNYSVSILKLDPYINVDPGTMSPYQHGEVFVTDDGAETDLDLGHYERFTDTSSSRLNSVTTGSIYQSVINKERRGDYQGATVQVIPHITNEIKDRIHRVAKNNSPDVVITEIGGTVGDIESLPFLEAIRQFRKDVGRDNVLYMHVTLIPWITAAGELKTKPTQHSVKELRSLGIQPDVLVCRCDRTIPSNIKDKIAEFCDVYPEAVITSSDASSIYEVPLILEKEGLAEQVLQRLRLDNRSPDLAKWENLVEKMQCPNYRLKVAIVGKYIQLSDAYLSVVEALIHAGIHGDSEIELCWVDAEDIETNGADKYLSHVQGILVPGGFGTRGVDGKVKAIQYARENHIPFLGLCLGMQCSVIEWGRNIAHLEGANSAEFDEKTPNPVINLLPEQQDVIDLGGTMRLGLYPCRLAPDTLAYSLYKEEVIYERHRHRYEFNNGYRTQFLDTGYKISGTSPDGRLVEIVELPNHPFFIATQFHPEFKSRPNQPHPLFSGFVQACINKM from the coding sequence ATGACTAAATTTGTATTTGTCACGGGTGGGGTTGTATCTAGTATTGGAAAGGGTATTGTGGGGGCGAGTTTGGGGCGTTTGCTCAAGTCTCGTAACTATTCTGTGTCTATCTTGAAGTTAGATCCTTATATTAACGTAGATCCTGGTACAATGAGTCCCTATCAACATGGGGAAGTTTTTGTAACCGATGATGGGGCGGAAACGGATTTAGATTTAGGACATTATGAACGCTTTACAGATACTTCTAGTTCAAGGTTAAATAGCGTTACTACGGGTTCTATTTATCAATCGGTAATTAATAAAGAGAGAAGGGGAGATTATCAGGGGGCAACGGTGCAGGTGATTCCCCATATTACCAATGAAATTAAGGATCGAATTCATCGAGTGGCAAAAAATAATAGCCCTGATGTGGTAATCACTGAAATTGGTGGTACGGTGGGGGATATTGAGTCTTTACCTTTCCTTGAGGCTATTCGTCAGTTTAGGAAGGATGTGGGTCGTGATAATGTTTTATATATGCACGTTACTCTTATTCCTTGGATTACGGCGGCAGGGGAGTTAAAAACTAAACCTACTCAACATTCTGTGAAGGAGTTGCGCTCGTTGGGGATTCAACCTGATGTGTTGGTTTGTAGGTGCGATCGCACTATACCCAGTAATATCAAGGATAAAATAGCCGAATTTTGTGACGTTTATCCTGAGGCAGTGATCACTTCCTCCGATGCTAGTAGTATTTATGAAGTGCCGTTAATTCTTGAAAAAGAAGGATTAGCAGAACAAGTATTACAAAGATTGCGTTTGGATAATCGTAGTCCAGATTTGGCAAAATGGGAAAATTTGGTAGAGAAAATGCAATGCCCCAATTATCGGTTAAAAGTGGCGATCGTTGGTAAATATATTCAACTCAGCGATGCTTATTTATCGGTGGTAGAAGCCCTTATCCATGCAGGAATCCATGGAGATAGTGAAATCGAATTATGTTGGGTGGATGCGGAAGATATAGAGACTAATGGCGCTGACAAATATCTTAGCCATGTGCAAGGAATTTTAGTGCCAGGGGGTTTTGGCACTAGGGGAGTAGATGGCAAAGTGAAAGCAATTCAATATGCAAGGGAAAATCATATCCCCTTCCTTGGTTTGTGTTTGGGAATGCAATGTAGTGTTATTGAATGGGGGAGAAATATCGCTCACCTCGAGGGTGCTAACAGTGCCGAGTTTGACGAAAAAACCCCTAATCCCGTCATTAACCTATTACCCGAACAACAGGACGTAATCGACTTAGGAGGCACAATGCGCTTGGGTTTATATCCTTGTCGTCTTGCCCCTGATACCCTCGCTTATTCTTTGTATAAGGAGGAGGTAATTTATGAGCGTCATCGTCATCGTTATGAGTTTAATAATGGTTATCGTACCCAATTCCTAGACACTGGTTACAAAATTAGTGGCACTTCCCCCGATGGGCGTTTAGTGGAAATTGTGGAATTACCTAATCATCCTTTCTTCATCGCTACTCAGTTTCACCCTGAATTTAAGTCTCGCCCAAATCAACCTCATCCTTTATTCTCTGGGTTTGTACAAGCCTGTATAAATAAGATGTAA
- a CDS encoding VWA domain-containing protein, with the protein MPNEVNNNQGIPIRFLAGSDLKQFCEVSAEKLNATKPQLSSGERYYLVCDIKGSGDVFQEVVSLSQQLANGSTSPDDERFPSLISFDGPIYQNQLIYEIDKIFPGQNYIPPITDSPLLVYSPMVFMTTTELAPALAKAPNLYTVLQQYDNYQQLDSSALPLPIHFVQTAPTRSNSGLQTLVAQFASVANKPPEDLTIADIEAHQEEVREIQQKVTRYGISTGSLAQSMVENGVFWASVGSVYESLVIAANSQGDNSQKYQAVYPQSTFSSDIRSILPNAPWVTPQEKEASEAIIEFMRQPEIQAIAVSLGLRPGVPGVPLGNKFSAEFGVNPNPTYESYRPPQPEVVEVMLESWQNYAKKPSLVAVVVDISGSMQGTKFSSVQNTLLSYINNLGSKEEIVIIPFNSEIGQPLRVSSSPEDKFRAINYISSLQAGGGTRLYDSALFARNWLRENLKDEAINAVLILTDGEDSGSQVNLSQLEQELQKSGFNSDERIAFFTIGYGNEGEFSPDILQEIAQINGGYYRKGDPETIAQVMENLQVEF; encoded by the coding sequence ATGCCCAACGAAGTCAACAACAATCAGGGTATTCCCATCAGATTTTTAGCAGGAAGCGACTTAAAACAATTTTGCGAAGTATCCGCCGAAAAACTTAACGCCACCAAACCCCAATTGAGTAGCGGAGAAAGATATTATCTAGTGTGCGACATTAAAGGAAGCGGAGATGTATTTCAAGAAGTAGTATCACTTTCTCAACAACTAGCCAACGGCTCTACTTCGCCCGATGATGAGAGATTTCCTAGCCTTATTTCCTTCGACGGCCCTATCTATCAAAATCAACTAATTTACGAAATCGATAAAATATTTCCAGGACAAAACTACATTCCCCCCATTACCGATTCTCCCCTGTTGGTGTATAGCCCCATGGTGTTTATGACCACCACCGAATTAGCACCAGCCTTGGCCAAAGCTCCAAATTTATATACCGTATTACAACAATATGATAACTATCAGCAACTAGACTCGAGCGCCCTTCCCCTACCCATACACTTTGTACAAACCGCCCCCACCCGCTCTAATTCAGGACTACAAACCCTTGTGGCACAATTTGCTTCCGTTGCCAACAAACCCCCCGAAGATTTAACCATCGCCGACATAGAAGCCCATCAAGAGGAAGTGAGGGAGATTCAGCAAAAAGTTACCCGTTACGGAATTTCCACTGGCTCTCTCGCTCAATCCATGGTGGAAAATGGCGTATTTTGGGCTTCCGTTGGTTCGGTTTATGAGTCTTTGGTTATTGCCGCCAACAGTCAAGGGGATAACAGCCAAAAATATCAAGCGGTATATCCCCAATCCACTTTCAGTTCTGATATTCGCTCCATTTTGCCCAATGCCCCTTGGGTTACGCCCCAAGAAAAAGAAGCTAGTGAAGCCATCATCGAATTTATGCGTCAACCAGAGATTCAGGCGATCGCCGTTAGCCTAGGATTACGCCCTGGGGTGCCTGGAGTACCATTGGGAAACAAATTTAGTGCCGAATTTGGAGTAAATCCAAACCCCACCTACGAATCCTATCGTCCTCCTCAGCCCGAAGTGGTAGAAGTGATGTTAGAAAGTTGGCAAAACTATGCCAAAAAACCCTCCCTAGTGGCGGTGGTGGTAGATATTTCTGGCTCCATGCAGGGAACTAAATTTAGTTCTGTTCAAAATACCTTACTTAGTTATATCAACAATCTGGGTAGCAAAGAAGAAATCGTAATCATCCCCTTTAATAGTGAAATAGGGCAACCCTTGCGAGTTAGTAGCTCACCAGAAGATAAATTCAGAGCCATTAACTATATTTCTTCCTTACAGGCAGGGGGAGGTACAAGACTATACGACAGCGCCCTTTTTGCTCGTAATTGGTTGAGAGAAAATCTCAAAGATGAAGCCATTAACGCAGTGTTAATTTTAACCGATGGGGAAGATTCAGGCTCACAGGTGAACCTATCACAATTAGAACAGGAATTACAAAAAAGCGGTTTTAATAGTGATGAAAGGATTGCTTTTTTTACCATTGGTTATGGTAATGAAGGAGAATTTAGCCCTGATATTCTACAAGAAATTGCCCAGATAAATGGCGGTTATTATCGTAAAGGAGATCCCGAAACCATTGCCCAAGTTATGGAAAATTTACAAGTAGAATTTTAA
- a CDS encoding substrate-binding domain-containing protein: MNKKIISSALITISTIIAYAPLPNQNKTLNVIIGSELQEPLAEIEQTFEQNYPDIQINLKIQGSQDIINNIINQKNDFQPAIIIPASDELISELETRLRAIGQEKPFYNNPQPIAKTLLVAIAWQERGNILFPNDQFNWRQLEQALISKNWQDIGGNNDWGSFDLLMTDPTRSNSGQLTLNLWAENKLNQNNLGINNLTNTEVEQLFSLLKNSVYQPPRSTDILLQEFIVRGENDADVGLVYESIALYRWSQTNQNKVYQIYYPNPTIETFSTAVILNNNLNKTEQKSAEKFIDYLLAENQQIILAKYGFRPINDNINLTTINDTPWSNNILGMEINPPVEIKPSPSPEIINEIQKVWLRN; the protein is encoded by the coding sequence ATGAATAAAAAGATTATTTCCAGCGCCCTTATAACCATATCTACCATCATCGCCTATGCACCATTACCCAATCAAAATAAAACTTTAAATGTGATCATTGGTTCAGAATTACAAGAACCTTTAGCAGAAATAGAACAAACTTTTGAGCAAAATTATCCCGATATTCAAATAAACTTAAAAATTCAAGGATCTCAAGATATTATTAATAATATTATTAATCAAAAAAATGATTTTCAACCAGCTATTATTATTCCTGCTAGTGATGAATTAATTAGTGAATTAGAGACAAGATTAAGGGCGATCGGGCAAGAAAAACCATTTTATAATAATCCTCAACCCATTGCTAAAACTCTCTTAGTGGCGATCGCATGGCAAGAAAGGGGAAACATTTTATTTCCTAACGATCAATTTAATTGGCGACAACTAGAACAAGCATTAATAAGCAAAAATTGGCAAGATATAGGAGGTAATAATGACTGGGGAAGTTTTGATCTTCTTATGACAGATCCCACCCGTTCTAATAGTGGACAATTAACCCTTAATTTATGGGCAGAAAATAAACTAAATCAGAATAATTTAGGCATTAATAATCTTACTAATACTGAAGTAGAGCAACTTTTTTCTTTACTTAAAAACTCCGTATATCAACCACCAAGATCCACTGATATTTTACTACAAGAATTTATTGTCAGAGGGGAAAATGATGCTGATGTTGGTCTAGTTTACGAAAGCATTGCCTTATATCGCTGGTCACAAACAAATCAAAATAAAGTGTATCAAATTTATTATCCCAATCCAACCATCGAAACTTTTTCCACCGCCGTAATTCTGAATAATAACTTAAACAAAACTGAACAAAAATCAGCAGAAAAATTTATAGATTATCTATTAGCGGAAAATCAACAAATTATTCTAGCAAAATATGGTTTTAGACCCATAAATGATAACATTAATTTAACAACCATTAATGATACCCCTTGGAGTAATAATATTCTTGGTATGGAAATAAATCCCCCCGTAGAAATTAAACCTTCCCCTTCCCCTGAAATTATTAATGAAATTCAAAAAGTATGGCTCAGAAACTAA
- a CDS encoding outer membrane protein, with the protein MLKKSLWQCSWFVAPIIVVSASASQALETQINFSESDSNNYTLMITNLLDNNFTFDVDQPLIQSKTLPTLNPVILGEYNHNHITVIQRVDNSSFGHGELMMDQDFLGNDNKLVAQSASDLEMEEVRPSNNSWHFLIQPSIYVPFTIYGDAAAGSVSGDFSLDASQIRRSIKDDLNFAFFGRMKAWNPEYRWGVFADFDYLSLDSRASISRRLPPSLGSIPVRLDASADSKLWSLSLGGAYRFYDRSKVNPDGVETEFDLGRSVFDVFGGVNITGVDLGLNFSSPGLGQARFNGNTTVVSPIIGARARVNLSPQWAWVTGGSFSGFGIDGLNQWNLGTGLDWKFSEGKTSLGFGYRFGYTSYGSNLTRATDFEVNVNQNGPYVNVSFRF; encoded by the coding sequence ATGTTGAAAAAAAGTCTGTGGCAATGTTCTTGGTTTGTTGCTCCGATAATAGTGGTTAGTGCTTCTGCTTCTCAAGCCTTGGAGACGCAGATTAATTTTTCAGAGTCTGATAGTAATAATTACACTTTGATGATTACCAATCTATTAGATAATAATTTTACTTTTGATGTTGATCAACCGTTAATCCAATCAAAAACTTTGCCGACTCTTAATCCCGTTATTTTGGGAGAGTATAACCATAACCACATTACTGTTATCCAAAGGGTAGATAATTCTAGTTTTGGTCATGGGGAATTGATGATGGATCAAGATTTTTTAGGGAATGATAATAAACTTGTGGCTCAGAGTGCATCGGATTTGGAGATGGAAGAAGTTAGGCCGTCTAACAACTCTTGGCATTTTTTAATTCAACCTTCTATTTATGTCCCTTTTACTATTTATGGTGATGCCGCGGCGGGGAGCGTGAGTGGGGATTTTTCTTTAGATGCGAGTCAAATTAGAAGAAGTATTAAGGATGATCTGAATTTTGCTTTTTTTGGAAGAATGAAGGCTTGGAATCCCGAATATCGTTGGGGAGTTTTCGCAGATTTTGATTATTTATCCTTGGATAGTAGGGCTTCTATAAGTCGTAGGTTGCCCCCCTCCTTAGGTTCTATTCCTGTGCGGTTGGATGCTTCAGCGGATAGCAAGTTATGGTCTTTGTCTTTGGGGGGGGCTTATCGTTTTTACGATCGCTCTAAGGTTAATCCTGATGGGGTTGAAACGGAATTTGACCTGGGGCGATCGGTTTTTGATGTTTTTGGGGGAGTTAATATTACAGGGGTTGATTTAGGTTTAAATTTTAGTAGTCCGGGGCTAGGACAAGCTCGTTTTAATGGTAATACTACGGTGGTATCTCCGATTATCGGTGCGAGGGCGAGGGTTAATCTTTCTCCTCAGTGGGCATGGGTTACGGGGGGTTCTTTTTCGGGTTTTGGCATTGATGGATTAAATCAATGGAATTTAGGCACGGGGCTTGATTGGAAGTTTTCTGAGGGTAAGACTTCCTTGGGTTTTGGTTACCGTTTTGGTTACACGAGTTATGGTTCTAATTTGACTAGGGCGACAGATTTTGAGGTAAATGTTAATCAGAATGGGCCTTATGTCAATGTTTCTTTTCGCTTTTAA
- a CDS encoding MlaE family lipid ABC transporter permease subunit: MNKLFQRISSALFLTGQIFIHLLQFKVYRFNTIEQMSFVGPASLPIALITAAFVGMVFTIQVAREFIYFGATSAVGGVLAIALTRELAPVLTAVVLAGRVGSAFAAEIGTMKVTEQIDALQILKTDPVDYLVTPRVISCFLMLPILTISSLVVGVTAGLVIADSVYDIPSRVFLDSIRNFLGTWDVIACIIKSAIFGAVVAIIGCNWGLTTSGGAKGVGQSTTAAVVISLITIFMFNFILSWLMFQGTGSAVIS, from the coding sequence ATGAATAAACTGTTTCAGCGTATATCTTCGGCACTTTTTTTGACAGGACAGATTTTTATTCATCTGCTTCAATTTAAGGTTTATCGTTTTAATACCATTGAGCAAATGTCTTTTGTCGGGCCTGCTTCTTTGCCTATTGCTTTGATTACGGCGGCTTTTGTGGGTATGGTATTCACTATTCAGGTGGCGAGGGAGTTTATTTATTTTGGGGCTACGAGTGCTGTGGGGGGGGTACTGGCGATCGCCCTTACCCGTGAATTAGCCCCCGTATTAACGGCGGTAGTATTAGCAGGAAGGGTAGGCAGTGCTTTTGCGGCGGAAATAGGTACGATGAAGGTAACAGAACAAATTGACGCTTTACAAATCTTAAAAACAGACCCAGTGGATTATCTAGTAACTCCCCGGGTTATATCTTGTTTTTTAATGCTTCCCATTTTGACCATTTCTTCTCTGGTGGTGGGTGTAACGGCGGGGTTAGTCATTGCTGATTCTGTGTATGATATTCCTAGTCGGGTTTTCCTTGATTCTATTCGTAATTTTTTAGGCACTTGGGATGTAATCGCTTGTATCATTAAATCAGCTATCTTTGGAGCGGTAGTGGCGATTATTGGTTGTAATTGGGGCTTAACCACTAGCGGAGGGGCAAAAGGAGTTGGACAATCTACCACCGCAGCGGTAGTTATTTCTTTGATTACTATTTTTATGTTTAATTTTATTCTCTCTTGGCTGATGTTTCAAGGCACGGGAAGTGCTGTAATTAGTTAA